The Schistosoma haematobium chromosome Unknown HiC_scaffold_273, whole genome shotgun sequence nucleotide sequence TTCCTTTCCTTTGCATGATTCGATCGACTATCCCTGTAGGATGTTCATAGCCAGTACTTTTTGACCCATAGTGAACAATCGACATTATGGGGCAAAAAGACTCACATGAGTTGAAAGCTGACTTTTCTCCATATCTATTCATTAGCTTTATTATTACTGCCAAATGTGTGTTTTATGGCAGTAAAACTTCGATTTAAACATGACTTACTAGGTCTGAAAATTACATTCCAAATTTTGTCAACAGAGACGTTTGTACCTAGTCTTTACCTCGTTTGTAAACCCAAAGAAGTTACCCTCGAACTTTGTTTTTATCCCTTTTCTCAGGATATAGTGTTAGGATTGAACCGATCCGATTATATGCTTCATGTACAAGGAGATTTATGCGATACTAAACGGACTTTTCTTGCGAACCGGTTACAAAGTACAGTAGTAGCCGCTCAATCTGATATTGAGACTCAAGATGAAGCTTGGGATAGCTTGTTGATTCGACAAGTTGAATTCAATATGATTGCATGTAGCTTTTGTGGTCTTGCTCAGCGTATTGTTCCACAACATCGTATTTCCTTATCTTTGCATGGAATTTCAAGCGATTTAAATAATCGTGTAAGTTGAGAATAATTTTATTCACCTCATTGTTATTATATATGATCTCAGTCATTTTTGAGAGTATAATTCCTTGCATAATAAAATGGATGTTTATTTTAGATTTTTCGTGAATCATATACTTTTTCCAAAAGCTGTTCATGTTTTTGCAATTCTACTGCCTTTTGACGGACTGGTCTGTGTCTTTATGTTGGGGGTGCTTTCAAAAGTCAGACTTGTTCAATAATCTCTTGAGTTCATCCGGTATCACTTTTTTTTACGGTTAGATTTTCGTCTAGTTCAGCAAATCCTAATATTTGTTTCATATGCAAAAAAATCATTCTATGTAATGATTGATCTTATTGACTTATTTGGGCAATTTAAAAATTAGGATTGTAGTTTATTTCCAGAAGACTACATTACATAGTAGCAACAAGTGGTATCCAAAGTTAAAATTATATGAAACCCGAAATCATTGTTTACATGTATATTATCTGACGGATATCATTTACCTGAGATTATAGTTTTTTAATGGCTTATAATACTGaacaataattttattgaaCTGATCTATACATTGACTTAAACAATCCGGAATATACACTTTATCAAATggttatttctttttgtatatatTTAAGCGCCTTAGGACTTAGAATGTATTTATATGGTTTCGGACTATGGCGCTATCATACAAATGATATGAATTTAATGTattgaaaatttcattcatGTCATCAATCTTACATTTAGGTACCTGATTGCTTTTCTGCTGATAGATTTAGCGAAGCTTTATTATCTGCTTGTCGTATGTATGTCGAAGATTGCTCTAGAAGAAATTTAATCACGTCAAACATATCTATTCTTGTAGTTGTTGGTAagaatgaaaaaatatttatgatcaaCGAGCATTGTTTGGTTGTCTTCTACTGAAAAATCCTAAAGTGAATGTGTTATATCATTCATTTGATTATCTAAAAACTGGTCTAAAATTGGATGTGAATTCCCGTTTATTTGTGTAAGTTGTAAAATTATTACCTACCTGCCTAACTCATTTAATCTTTTGGGCTATCTTTTTTATTAAGTCAATTAGTTATCAATAACGAGTGTACAGTTTCAGTAATTATTGAGGTTAAATAAGATCTAACAACACTGtagtaaatatattattttaaattgcTAAAATTAAAGAGTTAAATGACTAAGCGATTAGCATTTCGGTGCTTTGATACATTAAATTTTCCTATCACTTACTATAAACAACGTATGTTTTAGTTCACTTGGgtgttggttgtttgaatttgctgatgtttaggactgcaactgatcagtctctaatTGTCATATTTGCATCCTGATCAGTTTTCATCGATATCGCTTTAAGTCACGAGTATTATAAGCAGAggtagatggtggctagcagtaaaatctagggctcccaaatgccctggtatggccgaggaTTGGGTGGaccctccctccctctcgaaatgctctcacgtggccacgcgtatacagcctctgccaaggaagtcctactcactgccttctctcaccaggggtgttgtttacgaaaatgagaggacaaaaGCGAATGCCCGccgctttaaccggatttcaaaccaatggcgCATATAGGCTCCagcatcctgagggaacaaatggcgtatgaaccaatcgttggtcaccggctaccatggaactgcatctcctcacgatgcttcactgccttatgggtcagacctttaggtcaaaggctcggggtgtggctccctaagaaaaccacctgcttcggtctgggcatccgggcagtatcacagcccatacacaaacaGAATGAAGTGACGATACTTAAGGAAAATACTATActtgcttcgattaacagtcaaacgattcacattattattattattattattattattattattattattattattcactacgtcatttattcactctatTTATTCTCACTTTATGCATCCtcatttttcgacttatacaggagctcgcctatggtggaatctcacttctatctaaacgttctcgagtcactgactggttgaaaattgaatgcaccaccaaatacgaatactgaaacagtttttctgaaaccgcgtgcaccattcaaactggctgccttcaacttccgcacacttatgcaggtcgaacaacagatagggcttgctatgtctttggaaagtcttaacattgacgtttgttgtctatccgagacccgtattaaagactggtgaagtactacaaattcgctgtcgcttcaaaagcttgttttacgtgcgtttatccggggaccgtTAGGCATCTTcttctggtcttgctggcgttggtgtcgcactaagcgctagagctaaggcagcactaatcgattggattctattaacagtcggttatgtgctgttagattagaaagttccatcaaattgaggagaaatcggtgtgagaaacgatgtcttttcgtcatctttGCCTAttccccgacagattgcagcccggatgcaatcaaggatgaattttaccaccagttaactgttcttctccagaaagtgcgttcgacagatattgtagtactagccagagacttgaatgctcaggtcgggcgtctaggcacagaagagagtcgtttaggtggccgatggggacttgttggtctcaagacagataacggggaccgtctattgcaactgtgcacagaccacaacctgtttctggctggcactaactttcggcacagtcatcgccgatgtgccacctggcgtcctccctctgcatctgaAGCCTGGACTCATATTGATCACATCGTGATCCGCTaccactggcgtggttgtgtacaagacttccgctccttttggagtacctatctagactctgatcatgccctggtctgcgccaaccttaccttacttttcagtggccaacgaagtgaccgtcACCAagggattgatgtcagcaagctggttgcaacttctgttgcaagtaagtatcgaacagagctagtttctaggctagctaccattccaccgaaaagtatagatgagcattcgTTGCAGCTTCATGACGCCacaaaatggcgagtaaagccgcttgcggATTCGCGAAACGTCTCGCTTAtagccagtcagtcagttacaacgtaggaccaggcatatatatgcatcggtccaagttgccataccgcattagcacagcaagatgaacaccggatttataggagtggttaagtcaatggtggtaatatataaaaaagattgcatataaggatatagtgcaggaagaaagaattaattagtagaaagaaaaatatgaaataattgttatctcatagtttaagggaagacagagtgtatacacgtacatctaccaacatggctcagactcaaagttagtgtcttcaagcactgatgccacattttgttTTGGCTGCCCCTAATTTTCTTCCAGCCATCCCccacaccggttagcattgcacgtcgtggtagtcggtgttcgcGCATActtaacacgtggcccaaccatctcaatcgatgaagattcacaacctcatcaactgatttaccatcattcactaataccctgcgtttaacctcactattacttacccggtgatcccagcagatgccagcaatatttctgaggcatctgtggtcaaatactaatagcttacgagtgtcttctactcttaatgaccatgtttcgctaccgtaaagtaaaacagaaaggactgccgcgcagtatacccgtccttctattgatagacggatatctcgccttcgccaaaggtgacgcaagttggcaaaagccaaacgagcttttcgaatccgtgctgagatttcgtcagacatcaacccattagggctgatcagacttccaagataagtgaagttgtcgacgcgttcgactacttcactccctatccttagttcaggtgttgacgcagaccagtcctgaagcaacaacttgcatttcgagggagagaagcgcatcccaaacattctggcattgttgctcagtgctaccagaagactctgcattttgtcagtatcttcaccaaacaggactatgtcatctgcgtattctaagtcgataagtggacctcctggtaggagatcaatacccgataATTTAGTAAGCAATGCAAGCAATTTAAACCTATTaagtaattatgattttttaaatatcacaagttgtaagcagctgacgagaacctacgaaataaaatgaattcattctattctgCTAGAgtatttgttcttgctcttttcaaaatggtaaagggaactatgtgtatgaaatgttatttccatcagtaggtctatgatgaagttaaacaaaaatgaagaaagtggacagccttgacagacaccacttgaggttgcaaaagcagatgacagttcgccataagctctgacgcgactagtagtgttcgagtagagagcctttacaaggtttatgtacttctgaggtacgccttccAATGacacactgccacagaacctctcggtctaccgagtcaaatgctgcttttaagtcaagaaagaccaccattgtcggacgccaaTAAGTATGCTTATGtcctagaacctgacgaatggtgaatatgtggtcgatgcagccacgacatGGTCAAAAGCCAGCTTAAtgctctcgtgtttgcagttcacaagtcttagttaggcgtcggaTAATCATCGAAGAtaatattttagatgctatattagttaaactaatctcTCTATGGTTGTTACAGGATGATTTCGACCCTcacttatatattgggacgatgagtgattgtgaccagtcagatggaataacgtccaactcccagattttagctaaaatattagtcaacctaatcgctaaaattgaaccaccatccttaaagacttctggagccaatctatctggaccagctgccctccCTCGTTTCAggttaactatagccttttagacttcagctagagttgggggacctataTCAATGtcccattcacactgtctgggaatggagggtagttgtagagtaactgaaggccagctgaactgttccctaaaatgttccgcccatcgttctaaacgtgtGGACTGGGAGCAAATGAGAGTGttgtctttttccgaaatagtctgagttacacttattaattccagtttcttttattagtcggtagagctgtcttgtgttccctacagccgccgccttttccatctcttttgctttcattgcccaccactgctcacggtcgtttcttagactttttcttaacctagatctgatttgttgtcgctcttcatcatgttcggaacctgatgggacgagtttgcgagaatctatcagtgcaatagaccttgaggaaatccattggttctttgtaaccctgtggtttaaatcactgatagatgtcactgctgtttccacagctgtttgtatgcctttccaagcaacatctgggtcagcctcgtttttagaactacctaagtgtgacctcagttgttggtgggacctacttttggttttctcgctactcaattcaaaACCTGGGAGCAGTGGACTGCCATttcattcgcgcgcgagaccgaaggtcgtGGTTTCGAATCCCTCCTGAGGGATGGTAGGTtcacaatgctgaggagtctcataactggaagaaacggtcgtccagtgtttccaggttttcagtgatggtctagcttagattgacttgtgaattcaacagtGAAAATACTTCATTCTGCACATATCCCCATACTGTTAAGAGAGCTTAAAGAATTTCTAACATAATTGGTGTAAAACATGTTTAAAGGGCGTATTTAAGgtattcatttgaatatatgTTCTTAGGTGTCTAAGTTTCCTTCACTGTACTTTCTGGTAGTACGATCTCTGATGTTAGACATCTAATTGATCATAGCAGCCCATGAGAAATATAAGGCACGTTTTTCTACCCTATGTAAATTCACCAATACGGTTGGTTTATGTGAACATAATTATATCGTGTCTGACATTTAGTTGGAAAATCCTATAATCTACGGTCCTGCTACCTTTTCTTTATAATTCTTACTGTGTTTCTTGTTTATATGTGCTGCTAAGAGGGGGTAAATGCGTAGACAATCACGATATTATGTTAATAACATCAAGGGTTGATTTTCGTCAGTGAACCATTCAAAACTAGGGACTACTTGATAGTTGCGTTAGGAAGCTATACCCATGAATATTGTCAAATATATACTACTGGGtctcggctcagtggtctaagggTTAAGCACTCGCTTCGAGATCTGAAGTACTCGGGTTCAATTTCCAGTGGAGTCGTAGGTATGTACTGCTGACGAGTCACATGCTAGGATGAAatagctgtctagtgcttcctatTTTTCATTGGCTGTCTAAGGTCAGTCCGTGATGTAAATTCGGAATGTGGCGTTGTCTATCTCAGTATATCAATAATTGGGTCTCATAAGCTGCTgcttattataataatatatttttttgtcgCTAAACAAAGTCTGTTGTATTTTTAGAGACAATCAAGAGGTAGCTGTTGTATATTTTAGAACTGGCTATACTCCAGATGCTTTCCTGATGACGAAGTGAGTGATGTTTATCCTTCTGATAATGTTTGTGTTAAGTTATGTGATATTTTCCCATCAATTATTCTTCACTTTTGATCTTATCTCCTTTTAACCACTTGTTTATCACATACAATTTCTTTATTAATCTTTCAATACTGATTTAAAGTTGTTATTCCGTAAAATTCTTCGCGGTGATATAATGAGCAGAAATTAGACATGATGGTCAGGTTTCAAGTGTATTAGTTTCTGATTGACGTTTATGTTTCATGTTCTATGGTCGCTTACGCTTTAAATAACTTTTAACCATCTTTATTTTGTCAAATATTTTCGCATATAGTTGCAAATCAGTTCTATTGCATTTCACTATATGttcatttgaaattattctTAGGTTTAATAGTTATTGACAACTGAATTCCATATAAACTATTTACCAAACCAACTGAACCTGTTATACAGACTACAGATGTGACTCGTTCAGTAAAAAACCTATGTAAGTAACAATTTAACATGAAGCGCAGAACATTTGTCTGCAGTGATGTTATGTTTATTTAACAAAAACATAAACTGTAGACTAATAAATCATCTTGTCGAAGGGCCCCTGAAGAGGGCCGAATCATCTTCACTTGGAAAGATCATCGATGTCTGCTATGTAGAAAAACAAGGTATTATTAAATGTGGCACCCAAAAAGTTCTTATAATACTGGTTTTGAATATAGAACGACTAATAATACGGATGGAATGTTTTTCCAGTTACCACTACCTCTACATCATACAATCGTTTTCTCCAAgctaatattatttttattatttaaaactgtTGGCTGatacaaattttttaaaatagtgTTCATTAAGGTCGAATTGTTCAATAACGCTTccgtctaataataataa carries:
- a CDS encoding uncharacterized protein (EggNog:ENOG410V43D~COG:Q); this translates as MHKVASEFAVSNGILKVVDGNPSLLSCTLLPSPVPKVLLCRAQSIQCDFNLLYHRVAMNHEFLYDVLKPVLAVDPYLRSLWGIYSRIRTNEITQDIVLGLNRSDYMLHVQGDLCDTKRTFLANRLQSTVVAAQSDIETQDEAWDSLLIRQVEFNMIACSFCGLAQRIVPQHRISLSLHGISSDLNNRVPDCFSADRFSEALLSACRMYVEDCSRRNLITSNISILVVVGKNEKIFMINEHCLVVFY